The following coding sequences are from one Arachis hypogaea cultivar Tifrunner chromosome 7, arahy.Tifrunner.gnm2.J5K5, whole genome shotgun sequence window:
- the LOC112702439 gene encoding uncharacterized protein At2g39795, mitochondrial, giving the protein MAFSSILRRSGSLARPLVIAGQLLKNTQRQSSYRTVLLSAINQSVQKDSAVPTFGFSSLAYKNKPTSDENLLRVIESEITCAQETDNHTVDEAPSNFPFKILDQPGQQTIMLERTYQGEEIKVEVHMPDLVTGEENDDGRDDDDESERASQSSIPLSVSVYKKDGPYLEFSCVAYPDEVVIDSLSVKNPEPSEDQIAYEGPDFQDLDEGLQKSFHKYLEIRGIKPSTTNFLHEYMINKDSREYLVWLQKLKQFVEA; this is encoded by the exons ATGGCGTTCAGCTCGATTCTTCGCAGGTCTGGATCTCTCGCAAGGCCTCTTGTGATTGCAGGGCAATTGTTGAAGAACACTCAGCGGCAGAGTAGCTACCGCACCGTTTTGTTGAGCGCCATCAACCAGAGTGTGCAAAAGGACTCGGCGGTTCCGACGTTCGGTTTTTCTTCTTTGGCTTATAAGAACAAGCCCACCTCCGACGAGAACCTTCTCCGCGTCATCGAATCGGAGATCACTTGCGCCCAGGAAACCGACAATCACACT GTAGACGAGGCTCCAAGTAATTTCCCTTTTAAGATACTTGATCAGCCGGGACAGCAGACTATAATGCTTGAAAGGACATATCAAGGTGAGGAAATTAAGGTTGAGGTGCACATGCCTGATCTGGTCACCGGGGAAGAAAATGATGATGGTCGTGACGACGACGATGAGAGTGAGAGAGCATCTCAGTCAAGCATTCCGCTTTCAGTCAGTGTTTACAAGAAGGATGGGCCCTATCTGGAATTCAGTTGTGTGGCTTACCCCGATGAGGTCGTCATTGACAGCTTGTCTGTTAAGAATCCGGAACCCAGCGAGGATCAGATTGCATACGAAGGACCAGACTTCCA GGATTTGGACGAGGGCCTCCAAAAGTCTTTCCACAAGTACTTAGAAATTAGAGGAATCAAGCCTAGCACAACCAATTTCTTGCATGAGTACATGATCAACAAGGATAGCAGGGAATACTTGGTCTGGTTGCAGAAGCTCAAGCAATTCGTTGAAGCATGA